Proteins encoded within one genomic window of Triplophysa rosa unplaced genomic scaffold, Trosa_1v2 scaffold480, whole genome shotgun sequence:
- the nmbb gene encoding neuromedin Bb, whose protein sequence is MSSFSVANICHCGFFTYLVMFSFYVSVTSSVSLDLTELRNKVAKIKVNPRGNLWATGHFMGKKSVEDTQLLPIEDAAAMKAIEAALNPQQVEPNDIYDEILKIALQTHIDSQEIIPKVRETALLMKILSNYIEGNRK, encoded by the exons ATGTCCAGTTTCAGTGTAGCTAATATATGTCACTGCGGATTCTTCACATATTTGGTGATGTTCTCTTTTTACGTTTCTGTAACGTCCTCGGTGAGCCTGGACTTGACTGAACTAAGAAACAAAGTTGCAAAGATCAAAGTTAACCCAAGAGGAAATTTATGGGCAACAG GTCATTTTATGGGGAAGAAAAGTGTTGAGGACACCCAGCTATTGCCGATCGAGGATGCCGCTGCGATGAAAGCCATTGAGGCAGCACTGAATCCTCAACAGGTCGAACCCAACGACATCTACGATGAAATACTGAAGATCGCGCTTCAGACACACATCGACTCGCAAGAGATCATCCCCAAAGTTCGG GAGACTGCGTTGTTAATGAAGATATTAAGCAACTACATCGAAGGCAACAGAAAATGA